The genomic region CGGCGGACGGGCGTCGTATAGGGTGCGCCGCGCAGCTTGTCGGGATCGGTCTGCGCTTCCGCCAGGATTTCTTCCATCGCCTGCGCAAACGCGTCGAGCGCTTCCTTCGACTCCGTCTCGGTCGGCTCGATCAGCAGGCACTCGGGCACCAGCAAGGGAAAATACGTCGTCGGCGCATGAAACTCGAAGTCCAGCAGCCGCTTGGCGAAGTCCATCGCCGTCACGCCGAGCTCCTTGGACTGGCGCTTCAGCGTCACGATGAACTCGTGGCTGGCGCGACGCTCGGGATAGGCGAGCTGGAACCCGGCATCGCGCAACCGCGCCATCAGGTAGTTGGCGTTCAGCGTCGCGAACTCGGCAACCCGCGGCATGCCCTCCCGGCCCAGCATCCGTGCGTAAACATAGGCCCGCAGCAGCACGCCGGCGTTCCCCATGAATGCCGACAGCCGCCCGATCGACAACGGCCGGTCCGCTTCGCTGACCCAACGATAACGTCCGCCTTCCTCGGCCACCACCGGGACGGGCAGGAATGGCACGAGGCGCTCGCTGACGCCGACCGCGCCGGAACCCGGCCCGCCGCCCCCGTGCGGGGTGGAAAAGGTCTTGTGCAGGTTCATGTGGATCACGTCGAAGCCCATGTCGCCCGGGCGAACCTTGCCGAGAATCGCGTTCAGGTTGGCGCCGTCGTAATACAGCAGCCCGCCCGCACCATGCACGACCTTGGACATTTCCAGGATTCGCCGGTCGAACACGCCGACGGTCGAGGGATTGGTCAGCATGATGCCGGCCGTCTTCGGTCCCACGGCGGCCTTGAGCGCCTCGAGATCGACATCGCCGTCCGGACCGGTCGGGATCTCGATGACCTTGCAGCCGCACATGGTCGCCGTCGCCGGATTCGTGCCGTGCGCGGCATCGGGCACGATGATCTCGTCGCGC from Wenzhouxiangella sp. XN24 harbors:
- the gcvPB gene encoding aminomethyl-transferring glycine dehydrogenase subunit GcvPB, encoding MTEPLIFEHSRPGRRATAQAPLAPAQAEIPAAFRRSAPPRLPEVSELGAVRHYTRLSRLNFSIDTNFYPLGSCTMKYNPRACNTLALLPGFTNRHPLAPDSTGQGFMACMWELQEILREVTGMKAVSLTPMAGAQGEFAGVAMIRAYHVSRGDTQRDEIIVPDAAHGTNPATATMCGCKVIEIPTGPDGDVDLEALKAAVGPKTAGIMLTNPSTVGVFDRRILEMSKVVHGAGGLLYYDGANLNAILGKVRPGDMGFDVIHMNLHKTFSTPHGGGGPGSGAVGVSERLVPFLPVPVVAEEGGRYRWVSEADRPLSIGRLSAFMGNAGVLLRAYVYARMLGREGMPRVAEFATLNANYLMARLRDAGFQLAYPERRASHEFIVTLKRQSKELGVTAMDFAKRLLDFEFHAPTTYFPLLVPECLLIEPTETESKEALDAFAQAMEEILAEAQTDPDKLRGAPYTTPVRRLDDVRAARQLDVAWKPAAA